TTCGTCGAGGCCGCTTGCGGCCAGCGCGAAATCGATCCCTGCCGCCTCCAGCAATTGGCGGCGGCGCGGGGAAGTGGAAGCCAGGAGCAGTCTCGGACGGTTCGTCATCAAAGCGGCCGGTGAACCGCAACTGTGGCAGGCGTGTTTGTGTCGATGCAAGTGCCCGGTCGCGTCCGGATTACTGCCTCCCAATTGAACGGGCGCGGACAGTCGGCTAACCCTGAGAATGATGAGTTTCTGGCCGCGCCTTGGGGTGGTGGTGATCATGGCGGTGGCGTTGGCCGCAGCGGCGGCTGTTTCCGCGCGGGCGTTTGCGCTCGGGCCGGCGAGAGCTGGTCGCGCGTTTGCCAATTCTCCACGCGCGCTGCTGGCTCAGTTTGGATCTCTCACCGTCGTTCCGATCGATCCGGAGAAGGCGTTCGTCGAAGGCTACCGGGCCTATCGCGGGCATGACTATTTGAAGGCGATCGAGCGGATGACGCTCGCGGCGAGCAAGGTTCCGACGCTTGCTGACTACGCGCTCTACTATCTTGGTGCGGCGCAGCGCGACAGCGGCGACAAGCAAGCGGCGGCGATCACTTTCGGCCGCCTGCGCGACAGCTATCCGCAAAGCGTGTTCGCCGCGGACGCGGCGCTCGAATACGCACGGATTGAACTCGACCTCGGCCATTTCGCCGCGGCGCGGCAGGCCGCGGCCGCTCTTGTTGCCCGCAATCCCGGCGCAGGTGTCGAACAGCAGGCGCGGATGGTCGAAGCGCAGGCGACGCTCGCCGCGGGCGACGCCGGCGCGGCCTATGTCCAGTTGCAGGCGTTGCGCGAGAAATTTCCGCGGGGCGCGGTCGATGCCGCCGCCCGTGCGCTTGCCTATTCGATCATCGCGAGCCATCCGGTCATCGTGAACACACATTCGTTCGACTACCACCGGGGCGAGGCGGCGCTGCTCCTGCGCGAGGGGCAGGCCGCGATGGCGCTTAAGCAAATCCAAGCCGCACTCCGGCTTGAGCCGACGGCGCCCGTGCGCGCGGAACTCACCTGGATGGAGGCGCATGCTCTCAGGGCCCGTCCCGAGCACGAGGCGCAGGCTCTGCGCGCCTATCTGAAGCTTGCACCGGGCGGGCCACGGGCCGCGCAGGCGCTCTATCGGCTGGGGCATCTGGAGTGGCGACGCGGCGACACCGAGGCGGCGCGCACGATGTTTTCGCGCTTGGCGCGCAGCTTCCCGGGCTCGACGCTGGCGCCCGACGCGATGTTCGATATCGGGCGCACGCGCGAGGACGACGGCGACTGGGATCTTGCGCGCGCCGCCTATCTGCGTCTGGCCCGCATCTATCCGCATAGCTCCTCTGCCGCGGAGGGCCGCTTCCGTGCGCCCTTCGCGCTGTACATGAGCGGGCGGTTCGCCGAGGCGGCGGCGGAGTTCGCCGCGATGAGGCCGCACGCCGAGAGCGCTGCCGACCGCGACATGTTTTCCTACTGGCACGCGCGCGCGCTGGAGCGGGCGGGCCGCGCCGACGAGGCGCGTCAGATCTATGCTCGCCTCGCGCAGGGCGCCGCCACCAACTACTACCCGGCGCTCGCGGCGCGCCGGCTCGCCGCCGCGCCTGCCCCGCCAACGGTGCCGGACCAGGCGGATCCCGCGGCGTTGGAAGTGCCTCAGAGTTTCGGGCCCGCGCAATTCCATCTGGGGCGGCTGGCGACGTTGCGCCGCCTGGGCTTGATCGAGCTGGAGCCGCCCGAGCTGCGGGCACTGGCCGCGCAAGGCCTTGGCGATCCGCGTGTGCGCCTGTTCGTATTGTTGGAGTTCCAGCGCACCGGCGCGTGGTACGACGCGATCGAGACCGCGACCCGGCTGGAGAAGTACGGCGGCCTCGACCCGGCGCTGGGCGAGCGTCTGCGTTACCCGCGCGCCTACTGGGGGCTGATCGCGCCGGCCGCCGAGCGCGCCTCGCTCGACCCCTGTCTGGTGCTCGCGCTGGTACGCCAGGAAAGCCTCTTCAATCCGCAGGCGCGCTCGGTGAGCGACGCGCGCGGCCTGATGCAGTTGATGGCGGCGACCGCCGCACGGGTCGGGCCGTCGGCAGGGGTTGTGCCGGCCTCGCTCGACCTCTACGACCCGGCGCTGAGCGTCCGGATCGGGACCACTTATCTCAAGGACCTGTTCGAGATGTTTGGGGGGGATCCTTTCAGGGCGGTTGCGGCCTACAATGCGGGCGAGCACGCGGTCCAGGGCTGGAACGCGAAATTTCCCGGCGACGACGACCAATGGGTCGAGAATATCGGCTACCGCGAGACGCGCGAGTACGTGAAGAAAGTGATCGGCGGCCTGCGCGAGTACCAGATACTCTATCCCTCCAACGCTTCATCCCCGGCGCAGCGTCCTCAGCGGCCAGCGTAGCTGCGGCCGGCGCGGCGGCGGCGCGCGCGCCGATCATCGGAATCGACGTCGGCGAGAATTTCCTCGACGTGGCAACCGTCGATCGGGCAAAGCGCGAGCTCCGCTTTGCGCGGGTAGCGCTGGAGGAGCTTGGCGCGGCGCCCATAGCTGAAGTTGCAGAGCGCCTGGCGGACGCCGTGCCAGCAATCGGGCAGGCCTCGTTTGCGCTGGTGGACTCGCCGAGATGGCCGCGCGATCTGGACTGGACGCGCGGCGCATTTCGGCGTGATCCCGCACCGGCCGCGCGCAAAGTTGACGCCGTGATGCGGGCGGTCTATCGCGCGCTCGTCGCCGAGGGTGGCGGGTCCGACGGTGCGCATCCGCGGTCGCACCCGCCGCGCCCGCTCTCGATGTTTCCGACTCCACCTTTGGAGTACTTCGAGCGCTGCGGGCGCGACCCGCGCTGCAAGCCGCATCTGGCGGCGATCTCGCGCGAGCTATTCGGTGCGCTTGTGGACCGCGCCAGCGGCTCCGCGGTAAGCCCGGTCAGCGGCGGGGCGATTTTCACCCGCTTCATGCTTGCCGGCTTCGCCACCTATCGCGCGTTGGAGCGGCTCGGCGTCGCCGCCTTCGAGTCGTATCCGTATTTGCAGTTCCGCTTGTGCGCACCGTCGAAGAAGCTCCCGCCGAAAAGGATGCGGACCGCCGCCTTGGACGTACGCCGGCACCTTCTGGCTCAGATAGCCGCGGAGCTCGGGCTTTGCATGGCGAACTGGGAGCTCACCCTCGATCAGGCCGATGCTGCGATCCTGGCCCTGGCGGCGGCGCGGGCCGCGCGGCGTGGCGTTCTGGCCGCAACGGGCAATCCGGCCGAAGGTCGTTTCATATTTGCGCTCGATACCGTTCAAGCGCGCAAGCTCGGACTGGGACGCGCTTGACAAGCGCCAAAGCAAAACGCTTCAAAGGTTGCTGGGCGGGGCAGGGCCGCGCCGGGGGGCCGCGATTGGTGTTGCAGCGCGAGTTCAAGGCGATCTTCTTCGATCTCGACGGCACACTGGTCGATATCCACGGCCCGCTCTATATCGCGGTGCGCCGCGCGCTCGACGATCTCGGGCATACTCCGCCGCTCAGTCGCGAGCACTATCGCCAGGCGATCGAGCGCGACGATTTTTTCCTCGGCGTACCGGAAGAAAAGCAGTCCGAATACACCAAGCTTGCTTTCGCCTATTTTCTTGCCGAGATCGATCGCACCGAGCGGCTGGAAGTCCTACCGCACGTGCACGAGACGCTGGCCGAGCTCAAGCGGCGCGACTACGCGACCGCGGTCATCACCTCGCGCCCGGGCGACGCGCGCCGGCTGGTCGAGAAACTTGCGATGGTCGGGCTGGCGCCGTATTTCGACCAGGTGATCACGCAAAGCGGCTCGTCGATGGCTATCCTCGACAAAACGCAGAGCCTCAGGCAGGCAGCCTTGCGCGCCGCCACCGTGCCGCGCGCGTGCATGTACGTCGGCGACGAGCCGCGCGACGTGATGGCCGCGACGAACGCGGGCTACGGCGCGGCGATTGCCGTCGCCACCGGCCCTGCCAGCTACCGGCAATTGACCAGCCATCCGCGCTACCGGCCCGATTACGTCCTGCGCTCGATGGACGAGCTGATCGGACTGCTGGATCGGCTGCGGGACGGCGGTGCAGGAGCCGGTGACCCCGGAGAGCAGTGAGGATACGGCGAGTGCGCTCGCCGGACTGCGCGTGGTTGAGCCGCCGCGAACGGCGACCGCCTGCGCAACGTCGCGCGCCCTGTATCGGCGAACACAGACGAGGTGCTCGGCCAGCTGCTGAGAACGATGACGGCTGAGCTTCTGGCAAGCCCTCGGTGCGCGAGGCATCATTGAGGGCTATGAGCGAAGCAGGAGCGACGATAGGCGGAAGCGCGGGCGCGCGGCCGAGCGTGTTCGCGGTATGGGCGCAGGCGAGCCGAATCTGGACGCTCGCGATGCCCGCGGTTGGAGTGCTGGTCGGCACGCTGACCGCGACCTACTACGGATTCGGCCTGTCGCTGGGGCGGTTTATCCTGGCCGACCTCGGCGCGGTCGCGTTGCAGGCCGCGACCAACATGATCAACGACTACTACGACTACGTGCAGGGGACCGACTCCTTCGACGTCCTCTCGCAGGAGCGCATCGGGCCCGGGCTGGCGATCCAGCAGGGGTTGGTGACGCCCGACCAGTTATGGTGGGGCGGAATCCTCGCCCTCGCCTTCGGCTCGGCGCTGGGGCTCGTCCTGGTTTACCTGTGCGGATGGGTGATCCTGCTGATCGGCGTGCTAAGCGTCGCGGCCGCCTACTTCTACACTGCGCCGCCGGTCTCGCTCGCCTATCGGGGGCTTGGCGACCTCGCAGTGTTTCTCTTCATGGGGCCGGGCTTCGTGCTTGGCGGCTACTACGTGCAGGCGCTGAGCTTTTCGGCCGGTGTCATCGCGCCGGCGATCGCGATCGGATGCCTCTCCTCTGGCGTGCTCCAGGTCAACAATATTCGTGATATCGACAACGACACCGCGCACGGCAAGCGCACCTTCGCCTCGATTATCGGGCGTCCCTCGGCGATCGCCGAGCTGATCGGAACCGACGCGCTCGCGTTCGCCGCGATAGTCGCCGGCGTGCTGGCCCGCACGCTGCCATGGCCGGCGCTCGCGGTGCTGCTGACGGTCCCGCGCGCAGTTAGGCAGATCAACCTGGTGCGCAGCGCGGTTGACTGGCGCAACATGAACGACGCGCTCAACCTGACCGCGCAGCTGCACATGGAATTCGGGCTGATCTTGAGCGCTGCGCTGCTGCTCGGCTCGATGTGGTGAGGCACTGCCGGAGCCCCGTTTCTTCTTACTGAGCGAAGCGAAGAATCTACGCCAGGCGATTCGCCGCTCTTCGATTACAGGAACGGCAGGCGCGGAAGGGAGGCGGCGAACTCGGCGCGCAGCCGCTCGAGGCTTGCGAGGTCATCGACGGTGCGGAAGTATCCGCGATGCAGGTAGCCGAACAGCGGCAGCCCCTGCGCAACCATCGGCGCGAACAGGTCCGCCATCAGGCTGAACGGCGCCGGCGTTGCGGGCATCAACTCGAACACCGCCGGCTCGCATAGCATCACCCCGCAGTACATGAACGCCGCAAGCCGCGCCGCTTCGTCTGGGGTGAGCGCGCACGCATAATCGTCGAAGTCGGCGGGCGCGTGCCCGCGCAACAGCCGCATCCGGCGAATCCGCGCCTCCGAATTGATTTCGATTTTGCTGTAGGCGTCGGGATTGTCCGGCTCGCGCAGGACCATTGTGGCGAGCCCGCCGCGCTCGCGATGGAAGTCGGCCAGCGCGCGCAGGTCGAGGTCGATGATGGTGTCGCAGTTGAGCACCGCGAAGGTTTCGCTGCCGAAAAATGCGCGTAAGCCGACCAGCGGCCCGCCGGTGCCGAGCAGCGCGGTTTCGGGCGCGTAAGTTATCCGCAGGCCCAGCGCGTCGCCGCGTCCGAGCGCGGTTTCGACCGCCGCGGCCAGATGATGGACGTTGATCGCGACCTCGCACACACCCGCCTGCGCCAGCATCCTCAGTGGATAGTGGATAAGCGGGCGACCGCCGACCTCGACGATCGGCTTGGGTACCGTCGCCGTCAGCGGCATCAGCCGCTCGCCCTTGCCCGCAGAGAGCACCAGCGCCTTCATCCGGGCGTCTTCCCTACGCGGCTTCGAACGTGGCACGCAGGCGGGGAAACTCGCGATGGTGCGCCAGCATTCGGCGCGCCTGTCCGACCGCATGCGGAATAAAGGCCGCGTATCCGCTCTTGCCCTGGCGTTCGAGTACGTTGAAGCGGCCGATCACCTTGAGCGCATGCTGAAGCACGCACAGCCGATAGCCTTCGCGGAACTCGCCGGCCTCGGGGCAGGGCGCTCCGCGCCGGGTCAGGCCCGCCATGTAGTAGTCGAGCAGGCGGGTTTCGGCCGCTAGATCGATAACGCGATCGGTGTCGCGCGTGGTCAGCAGCACCGCGAGATCCTGCGCCGCCGGCGCGAGCAGTGCGTCCTGGAAGTCGATCACGCGGACGCGGCCGCTCTGCAAAAAGAGATTGTGGCCGTGGTAGTCGCGATGCGACAGCACGCGCGGAATGCGGCCGAGCCGTGCGGCCAGTTGGTCGAGTTCGGGAGCCAGCGCGTGTGCGTCGATCGTCCTGCCGAAGCTTGCCGCGCCGGCCTCAAGAAATTGTTCCATCTCCCAGCGGAACAGCCGCTCGTCGTAGGTGATCGACGCTGCGATACATCGATTGTCGAGCCGGCGCGTGCCCTCGACGTGGATCAGCAGGAGTTCGTCCACCGCTGCGCGATAGAGCGCGGCCGGCTTGTCGAGCCGCCGGAGGGCGGCGTCGAAGAGCGAAAGCTCGCCCACGTCCTCGACCAGCAGCATTCGGCGCTCAGCTGCGGCCGCATAAATTTCAGGCACGGCAGCGCCGATCGATTTGAGAAAGCGCTGCACGTTGAGGAAGGGTGGTTCGGACGGCGGCGCGGGAACGAGGCTAAGCGCACGCACGTACGCCGGCAGGTCGTCGGGGCCGAGGTCAACCGCGATCGCCGACGCCGGCGCGCGGCGTGGACGCGGCTCGAGCACGACGCGCCAGAAGCGCCGATTCGAGGCGTCGCCCTTGAGCATCACCACACGCCCGGCGCGCGCGCCGCGCCATCGTGCGGCGATCAGCTCGTCGATCCATCGCCGAAGCTCCGCCTCTGCGCCGGCGTCGGCGCTCGTTACGGCAGCGGAAGACACGGGGCGATCTTAGCTGCTGGCAGCGGACTCGGCCATGCGTCCGCGGCGCCGGTTGCCCGGCGCCCCGCGCCGACAGCGCAAATCCCCTAGGAAATTGCAGCCGCCCGGTTGTCGAGGCCGAGCAGCTCTTCGTACAGGCGTTCGATCTCGCGCCCGAGCCGGTCGTAGGCCGCGATCAGATCGTTGGCGTCGGAGCGCGTCAGGTAGAAGTTGGGGTCATTCATCTGCTCGCCCAACACCGCACGCTCGCTCTCCTTGCGCGCGATCTCAGCTTCCAGCGTCTCACGCCGGCGGGCGAGGCGCTCGCGCTCGCGGCGCAGCTTAAGTTCCGCCGCCCGTGCCGCCGGGCTGTCCTCGCGCGGTGGCCCCGGCTTCGCGCCGTTGCTGCCGGTCGCCGCACGCGCGCCGTCGGGGTCGCGCAGCGTAGTCTTCGCATCGCGCGTCGCCGCGACCGCGGGGCCCAAGGAAGCGGCGGCTTTGCCGTTGGAACGTGCTGCGGCTTCTTCGAGCGCGGCCTTCTTGGCCAGGTAGTCGTCGTAGTTGCCGAGGTAACGAATCGCGTGCCCCTGGCCGACCTCGATAACCTCCTGCGCCAGCTCGTTGAGCAGGTAGCGGTCGTGACTGACGATCACCACCGTGCCGGGGAAACGGCGCAGCGCTTCGAGCAGCGTGTCCTTGGCCACGATATCGAGGTTATTGGTCGGCTCGTCGAGCAGCAGGCAGTTGTTGCGACGGGCGAGGACCTTGGCCAGCGCCAGCCGCGCGCGCTCGCCGCCCGAGAGCACGCCCACCGGCTTGAGCGCGTCGTCGCCCGAAAACAGCATCGCGCCGAGCAGCCCGCGAATCTCGCCGGTCGTCATCCCCTGAGCCGCGTCGCTCAGTTCCTTGAGCACACTATTGGAGTAGTCGAGCGAATCGGCGAGGTCCTGGGCGAAGTAGCCGATCTCGACTCCGGCGCCGACCGCGCGGGTGCCGGCGCTCATCGGCTCGACTCCCGCGAGCAGCTTCATCATCGTCGATTTGCCCGCGCCGTTGGGGCCGACCAGCGCAACACGCGCGCCGCGTTCGATCACCAGGTCAACGCCGTCATAAACCGTAAGCTCGCCGTAGCGTTTGACCGCGCCGCGCAGCTCGAAGACCCGCCGCGCGCCGCGCTCGCATCGCGGAAAGCTTATTGCGGGCGGCTTTTCGAGGCCGGGCGGCGGCGCCAGCCGCTCGATCTTCTCAAGCTGTTTTATCCGGCTCTGCACCAGCTTGGCCTTGCTCGCCTGGTAGCGGAAGCGGCTGATGAAGGCCTCGATGTGCTCGATCTCGGCGCGCTGCTTTTCGTAGGCTTCGAGCTCCGCCGTATTCCGTCGCTCGCGCTCGACCAGGTAGGCGGAGTAGCCGCCCTGGTATTCGACGATCCGACCGTTGGCAACCTCGACCGTGCGCGTGGTCACCCGGTCGAGGAAGTAGCGGTCGTGCGAGACGAGGATTATCCCGCCCGGATAGCCTGCCAGGTAGTCTTCCAGCCAGTTGCGCGCTTCGATGTCGAGATGGTTGGTCGGCTCGTCGAGCATCAGGAACTCCGGCCGACTGACCAGCAGCTTCGCCAGCGCCACCCGCATCCGGATGCCGCCGGAGAATTCGGCGACGTCGCGCGCGAGATCGGCTTCGCGGAAGCCCAAGCCAAAGAGCACCGCGGTGGCGCGGCTCTCGGCTTCGTAAAAGCCGTGGCGCTCCAGTTCGCTGAGCACGTCGCCCAGTTCGGCGAGCGCGGCGTCATGGGCGGGGCCCGCGTGCTCGCGCGCAAGGAGCTCTTCGAGTTCGACTCGGCGCCGGTCGAGCGCCTGCATCTCGGCCAGGGCGCTGAGTGTCTCTTCGAGCAACGCCCGCCCACCCATCTCGGGCGCATCTTGGGCGAGGTAGCCGACTGTGGTGCGCTGTGGGCGGATGATTCGTCCGCCGTCAGGCTCGATCACTCCGGCGATCAGGCGCAGCAGCGTGGTCTTGCCCGCTCCGTTCAGCCCGACGAGGCCCACCCGCGCGTCGTCGGCCATCGACCAGCTCACGCCGTCGAAAATCGCGCGGCTGCCGTAGAACTTCGAGAGGTTGTCGAGCGCCAGCATCGGGAATCGAACCGCGACGGTCGGTTGTTCGGGTGGGTCGGCCGCGCGTCCGAATCCCTCCATCTTAACGGTCCGCGGGCGGAGGAAAAAGCGCCGTCCGATGGAGCGGCGGGCGCGCATGGCTCGGTGCGGGGTATGGACGGGGCGCGGCGCAATCCGTTTAATGGTAGGGGCCGGTGCGGCCGGCGAACGAGCATGGAGGAACGCGATGCCCGCAATCCGCGATGGTGACAAGGTCCTCGTTATCGATCGCAAACTCTTCCACGACGACAACACCCGCTTCTTCGTCGGCGTGGTCGAGGAATACGACGACGGGGTGGTGCGCGTGCGCGGCTATCCCTTCCATCTCAGCCCTTACGAGGTCACCGGTATCGAGCGCCACGGCGAAGAGCGGGTGCGGGTAATCGCGGTCTCGGGCGACATCCTGCTCTACTTGCTGCCGCGCGAGACCGAGATCACTAAGATGCAGATGCGGCGCTCGCCCAAGTCGCTCCAGATGACTGACGGCGGCGAGGTGACGGTCGATCTCACCGAGTGGCTGATGCGGGTCTAGCTCCTGAGCCGGCCGGGCGACCGCAATTGCCGCGGCGCGGTCGGGTTCAGTGCCGGGCGTCGAGCGAGATTACGAATTCCGAGATCGCGGCGACGGTCGCGGCGGGATTGTCGAGCGGCACGTGATGGTGCGCATGGGGGATCGTGCGCAGAACCGAGCCGCGGATCCCGCGATGCATCCGGCGCGCCGTCCGCGCCGAAACCAGCGCGCTGTGCTCGCCGCGCAACAGCAGCGTCGGTGCCGTTATTGCGCCGAGCCGCGGCTTGGCGAAGTCGCCGCGCTGCCGGCGCCATACCCGCGTCCTGGGATCGAAGCGGAACGCCCACTTGCCGTTGGGTAGTTGCTCGGCGCCCTTGAGCGCGAGCTCCGCCAGCGCCTGGCGGCTGAGCGTGTGGCCGGGCGGCGACAGCCGAAAGCGTGCGATCAGCGCCTCGGCGCTGTCGAGTTCCGGGCGCGGGCCGCCCTGCTTGCGCCGCTTCCATCGCCACATCAGCCGCGTCATCATCGGCGGTCCGCCGTGGGCCGAATCCACGATCACCAGCGCCGCGAGCAGCTGCGGATGATACACGGCCACGCGCTGCGCCAATTCGCCGCCCATCGAATGGCCCACCAGCACCACCGGCGTGCCGAGAAATTCGAGGAAGCCGACGAGGTCCTTGAGATACGCCGCCGGCCCGTAGTCGGGCGGATCGACCCACGCGCTGAGGCCGTGGCCGCGAAAGTCCAGCGCGAGCACGCGGCCCAGGTGCGTCAGACCGGGCGCCACATGATCCCACCAGTGCGCGTGCGCCGAGCCCCCGTGGGCGAGCACGACGGTTCTGCGCGCGGCGCCACCCCAGTCCAGGTAATGCAGTCTGATTCCGTTGATTTCAGCGAACCTGCTCGTCGGCTTCGCCACGGCGGCGATAGCCGCTTGCTCGTTGTGCATGACCGTCAATTATTCTAGTCGAGGGCGGCGCGCGCGGTAAAGAATTCGCGCGGCGGCAGTGGTGGCCGCTGCGGCCCGCGTGATATCAAATCCTCTCGCCTGCGCGACGGCTTGCCCGAATACAGGGTGCGGCGCCGGCGTCTCGATAGATGCGATGGGTGTGACGGTTGCAATACCGAAGCGAGTTCGGCGCGATGGGCGCCGGCTCTTTGCTGCTGCCCTTGTCGTTGCCGCGGCGGCCGTGTCGCGGCCGGTCGCGGCACGCGCTCAGCAGCAACCGCAATCGCAGCAGACACCCGCATCCGCGAGCGCCATGAACAGCGAACCTTCCGAGCCCGGGCACCTCGAGCTGCCGCAATTGCCGTCGATCACGATGACCGCGGTGCCGAGCTACGGGCCCGAGCCGTTGACCGTGGGCTTTTTCGCCAACGGCATCGATCCCGCGGGCCAGGGCTTCGTCTCCTATCTGTGGACCTTCGGCGACGGACAGGTATCGATGGCGCCGCCGATGATGTTTTTCCACACCTACAGCAAACCCGGCACCTATATCGCCACCGTCACTGCGACCACCGCCGACGGGCGCACCGCGACCTCCTACGTCGGGATCACGGTGCGGCCGCGCACGGATTGACGCGGCCGTTCGCGCTTCGGCACTGCGCGGCGCCGGGGCTTAGTCGTTGGCCGGGAGAATTCGCACCCTTCCGGTGTGCAGTTCGTAGCGGGCACCGACGATCATCAGGCGGCCGTCCTTGACCCGCTGCGCGAACCGCGGCGCGCGCTTGAGCGCTGCGACCTGATCGGCCACGTTGAGGTCGATTGCGTCGGACACCACGTCGCCGCTCGCCTTGCGCGCGCGTTTGACCGCCGGACAGATGTTGCTGAAAATTTCGGGCAAGCCCGCCGCCGATTTCTCATCCGCGCGCGGGCATTCCCGCACCGCGCCTGTGACCGCGCCGCAACTGTCGTGGCCCATCACCACGATCAGGCTCGAGCCAAGATGCTCGACCGCGTAGTCGATGCTCTCGAGCCCGGCACGGGTGAGCGTGTTGCCGGCGACGCGTATCACGAAGAGGTCGCCCAGCCCCTGGTCGAAGACGATCTCCGGCGTCACACGTGAATCGGAACAGGCCAGGATCACTGCGAACGGCGACTGTGAGGCGGCGAGCGCGACGCGCCGCGCCGGATCCTGCCCTGGATGGCGCGTCGTGCCCTCCTCGAAGCGCTGGTTGCCCGACATCAGGCGCGCCAGCGCGATTTTCGGGCTAACCGCCGGCGTATCGGCACTGCGCGCCGAGCTTGTGGTCGACGTCACCATGAGCACAAGTACCGCCAGCGCTGCCGCGACGCCTGGTGGGGTCACGATCGCAGAGGTCACCATCGGGCTCCTCCTCTCGTTCGCCGGTATTCCTGCATCACCTCCCGCGGCGGCGCATCTCGCGCTCGCCCGCTCGGAGCGGCAGCAAACATCATTGCCAGAGGACGGCGCACATTGACAGCGCCGCGCGGCTTGCGGCCTAGTAGTTGATCATGCCAAGGGCAAAGTTTGCGGCGGGCGCGCTGGCGGTCGCGCTGGCGATGGGCGCGGCGGGATGCCTGCAAGAGGCGATCGAGGCCAACCAGCGTCAGCTCGATCAGCAAAGGGCCGAGCTGGACAAGCTCAAGGAGGAGGTCGCCGCGCTCAAGGCGGCGCAGCCGCCCGCCTATCCAACCACGATGCCGCCGCCGGGCTCGTGCGACGCCGACGTGATGCGCGAGGCGAGTCGGCGCGGCGGCGAGCGCTTTGCGGCCAACGACTTCAGCCGCGCCCTCGGCTACTACCAGGACGCGGTCACCGCCTGCCCGTCGAACGCGCAGGCTCAGCTCAACCTGGCGCGTGCATACGAGGCGCTGGGCCAGCGCGCGCAGGCGATCGACCATTACAGGCTCGCCAGCCAATCCACTGCCGCTGCCGACAGCGACGCCGCCGGCCAGGCGCGCGAGGCGCTAGCGCGGCTCGGCGCGCACTAGCGAGGAGGCAATTCCATTGAAGGACGTATTCAGCGTCGAAGGCAAGGCCACGATCATCACCGGCGGCGGCACG
This is a stretch of genomic DNA from Candidatus Binataceae bacterium. It encodes these proteins:
- a CDS encoding HAD family hydrolase, giving the protein MLQREFKAIFFDLDGTLVDIHGPLYIAVRRALDDLGHTPPLSREHYRQAIERDDFFLGVPEEKQSEYTKLAFAYFLAEIDRTERLEVLPHVHETLAELKRRDYATAVITSRPGDARRLVEKLAMVGLAPYFDQVITQSGSSMAILDKTQSLRQAALRAATVPRACMYVGDEPRDVMAATNAGYGAAIAVATGPASYRQLTSHPRYRPDYVLRSMDELIGLLDRLRDGGAGAGDPGEQ
- a CDS encoding phosphotransferase, coding for MSSAAVTSADAGAEAELRRWIDELIAARWRGARAGRVVMLKGDASNRRFWRVVLEPRPRRAPASAIAVDLGPDDLPAYVRALSLVPAPPSEPPFLNVQRFLKSIGAAVPEIYAAAAERRMLLVEDVGELSLFDAALRRLDKPAALYRAAVDELLLIHVEGTRRLDNRCIAASITYDERLFRWEMEQFLEAGAASFGRTIDAHALAPELDQLAARLGRIPRVLSHRDYHGHNLFLQSGRVRVIDFQDALLAPAAQDLAVLLTTRDTDRVIDLAAETRLLDYYMAGLTRRGAPCPEAGEFREGYRLCVLQHALKVIGRFNVLERQGKSGYAAFIPHAVGQARRMLAHHREFPRLRATFEAA
- the menA gene encoding 1,4-dihydroxy-2-naphthoate octaprenyltransferase, producing the protein MSEAGATIGGSAGARPSVFAVWAQASRIWTLAMPAVGVLVGTLTATYYGFGLSLGRFILADLGAVALQAATNMINDYYDYVQGTDSFDVLSQERIGPGLAIQQGLVTPDQLWWGGILALAFGSALGLVLVYLCGWVILLIGVLSVAAAYFYTAPPVSLAYRGLGDLAVFLFMGPGFVLGGYYVQALSFSAGVIAPAIAIGCLSSGVLQVNNIRDIDNDTAHGKRTFASIIGRPSAIAELIGTDALAFAAIVAGVLARTLPWPALAVLLTVPRAVRQINLVRSAVDWRNMNDALNLTAQLHMEFGLILSAALLLGSMW
- a CDS encoding NDP-sugar synthase; amino-acid sequence: MKALVLSAGKGERLMPLTATVPKPIVEVGGRPLIHYPLRMLAQAGVCEVAINVHHLAAAVETALGRGDALGLRITYAPETALLGTGGPLVGLRAFFGSETFAVLNCDTIIDLDLRALADFHRERGGLATMVLREPDNPDAYSKIEINSEARIRRMRLLRGHAPADFDDYACALTPDEAARLAAFMYCGVMLCEPAVFELMPATPAPFSLMADLFAPMVAQGLPLFGYLHRGYFRTVDDLASLERLRAEFAASLPRLPFL
- a CDS encoding transglycosylase SLT domain-containing protein, which produces MSFWPRLGVVVIMAVALAAAAAVSARAFALGPARAGRAFANSPRALLAQFGSLTVVPIDPEKAFVEGYRAYRGHDYLKAIERMTLAASKVPTLADYALYYLGAAQRDSGDKQAAAITFGRLRDSYPQSVFAADAALEYARIELDLGHFAAARQAAAALVARNPGAGVEQQARMVEAQATLAAGDAGAAYVQLQALREKFPRGAVDAAARALAYSIIASHPVIVNTHSFDYHRGEAALLLREGQAAMALKQIQAALRLEPTAPVRAELTWMEAHALRARPEHEAQALRAYLKLAPGGPRAAQALYRLGHLEWRRGDTEAARTMFSRLARSFPGSTLAPDAMFDIGRTREDDGDWDLARAAYLRLARIYPHSSSAAEGRFRAPFALYMSGRFAEAAAEFAAMRPHAESAADRDMFSYWHARALERAGRADEARQIYARLAQGAATNYYPALAARRLAAAPAPPTVPDQADPAALEVPQSFGPAQFHLGRLATLRRLGLIELEPPELRALAAQGLGDPRVRLFVLLEFQRTGAWYDAIETATRLEKYGGLDPALGERLRYPRAYWGLIAPAAERASLDPCLVLALVRQESLFNPQARSVSDARGLMQLMAATAARVGPSAGVVPASLDLYDPALSVRIGTTYLKDLFEMFGGDPFRAVAAYNAGEHAVQGWNAKFPGDDDQWVENIGYRETREYVKKVIGGLREYQILYPSNASSPAQRPQRPA
- a CDS encoding ABC-F family ATP-binding cassette domain-containing protein; amino-acid sequence: MEGFGRAADPPEQPTVAVRFPMLALDNLSKFYGSRAIFDGVSWSMADDARVGLVGLNGAGKTTLLRLIAGVIEPDGGRIIRPQRTTVGYLAQDAPEMGGRALLEETLSALAEMQALDRRRVELEELLAREHAGPAHDAALAELGDVLSELERHGFYEAESRATAVLFGLGFREADLARDVAEFSGGIRMRVALAKLLVSRPEFLMLDEPTNHLDIEARNWLEDYLAGYPGGIILVSHDRYFLDRVTTRTVEVANGRIVEYQGGYSAYLVERERRNTAELEAYEKQRAEIEHIEAFISRFRYQASKAKLVQSRIKQLEKIERLAPPPGLEKPPAISFPRCERGARRVFELRGAVKRYGELTVYDGVDLVIERGARVALVGPNGAGKSTMMKLLAGVEPMSAGTRAVGAGVEIGYFAQDLADSLDYSNSVLKELSDAAQGMTTGEIRGLLGAMLFSGDDALKPVGVLSGGERARLALAKVLARRNNCLLLDEPTNNLDIVAKDTLLEALRRFPGTVVIVSHDRYLLNELAQEVIEVGQGHAIRYLGNYDDYLAKKAALEEAAARSNGKAAASLGPAVAATRDAKTTLRDPDGARAATGSNGAKPGPPREDSPAARAAELKLRRERERLARRRETLEAEIARKESERAVLGEQMNDPNFYLTRSDANDLIAAYDRLGREIERLYEELLGLDNRAAAIS